The following coding sequences lie in one Mycobacterium gordonae genomic window:
- a CDS encoding DUF1906 domain-containing protein, giving the protein MPVSRRDVLRLAAAAPGLLGLGVAASSVAAAPASAALGTLLDYAAGVIPASQIRAAGAVGAIRYVSDRRPGGNWMLGKPIQLAEARDLHGSGLKIVSCYQFGKGSTSDWLGGAAAGMQHAKRGAELHAAAGGPAGAPIYASIDDNPSLEQYRNQIVPYLRSWESVIGHQRTGVYANSKTIDWAVNDGLGAYFWQHNWGSPQGYTHPAAHLHQVEIDKRTVGGVGVDINEILKPQFGQWA; this is encoded by the coding sequence GTGCCAGTCTCCCGACGTGACGTGCTGAGACTCGCCGCCGCTGCGCCCGGCCTGCTGGGCCTCGGCGTCGCGGCGTCGTCAGTTGCTGCCGCGCCGGCGTCGGCCGCGCTGGGTACCCTGCTCGACTACGCCGCCGGCGTCATCCCGGCCAGTCAGATCAGGGCGGCGGGCGCCGTGGGAGCAATCCGCTATGTCTCGGATCGCCGGCCGGGCGGCAACTGGATGCTGGGTAAGCCAATCCAATTGGCCGAGGCTCGCGACCTGCACGGGAGTGGGCTCAAGATCGTCTCGTGCTACCAGTTCGGCAAGGGCAGCACCTCGGACTGGCTGGGTGGTGCGGCGGCCGGTATGCAGCACGCCAAGCGCGGCGCGGAATTGCACGCCGCGGCGGGTGGTCCCGCCGGTGCCCCGATCTACGCGTCGATCGACGACAACCCGTCGCTGGAGCAGTACAGGAACCAAATCGTGCCGTATCTACGGTCCTGGGAGTCGGTGATCGGGCACCAGCGCACGGGCGTATACGCGAACTCGAAGACGATCGACTGGGCGGTCAACGACGGTTTGGGTGCGTACTTCTGGCAGCACAACTGGGGCTCGCCGCAGGGGTACACCCATCCCGCGGCGCACCTGCATCAGGTCGAGATCGACAAACGCACGGTGGGCGGCGTCGGGGTGGACATCAACGAAATTCTCAAGCCTCAATTCGGGCAATGGGCCTGA